Proteins encoded together in one Amblyomma americanum isolate KBUSLIRL-KWMA chromosome 1, ASM5285725v1, whole genome shotgun sequence window:
- the LOC144127902 gene encoding uncharacterized protein LOC144127902 has translation MKDAPSSPETHTTTQPPTETRSPTTESSGGHTTRTTSKTSLGNMTTEKPTPTRVPEQTTAPDRSPGANETASDKQGMKDPPVPTTNVSDSPSSNDKDGTVCQTVHKSFCNVNGAAQFFYDPDEGSCLSATVQRAHVCNRSPNQFASIEDCLAACVKGRWAPEHRCAQKPRFVACTAEDARGDWWFHDGRKCVPWSFAGGRCPLASAPVFDTAAVCGAQCNDSRSRRERGCLLPVSQFNAQKAGDRDMRRPEESAPENSSK, from the exons ATGAAAGATGCACCCAGTTCACCCGAGACGCATACCACCACCCAACCGCCAACGGAAACGCGTTCACCAACAACTGAGAGCAGCGGAGGCCATACGACCCGCACTACCAGCAAGACCAGTCTTGGGAACATGACCACTGAGAAGCCGACGCCGACACGGGTGCCCGAGCAAACCACAGCGCCTGATCGGTCACCAGGCGCGAACGAAACGGCTTCAGACAAGCAAGGCATGAAGGATCCACCCGTCCCTACTACTAACGTCAGTGATTCCCCC AGCAGCAACGACAAGGATGGCACAGTCTGCCAAACCGTCCACAAGTCCTTCTGCAATGTCAACGGAGCGGCGCAGTTCTTCTATGACCCGGACGAAGGATCGTGCCTATCTGCGACAGTGCAGAGGGCTCACGTGTGCAACCGCAGTCCGaaccaattcgcctccatcgaggactGCTTGGCGGCCTGTGTCAAGGGCCGGTGGGCTCCTGAGCACCGTTGCGCTCAGAAGCCGCGGTTCGTAGCCTGCACTGCTGAAGACGCTCGCGGTGACTGGTGGTTCCACGACGGCCGCAAGTGTGTCCCATGGTCCTTTGCGGGTGGCAGATGCCCGCTGGCCTCGGCACCCGTCTTTGACACTGCGGCCGTGTGCGGCGCCCAGTGCAACGATTCGCGTTCACGTCGGGAGCGGGGATGCCTGCTGCCGGTGTCACAGTT